The genomic interval GTTTGCCTAAAAGGAATTCGTTCATCCACCTGGTTGATTTCAGCTCTTTTGACCAGTTTGCCGGCTTGGTTCCTTTTGGTGTAATTCGGTAGATCCGGCCTTTGTCGATCCCGTTATAAAGCTGCCCTGATTTGATCACATCTTCCGCCATCCATTCCGGATGTTCAATGATCTGACGGTAATAATCAACCACATAAAGTGCTCCGTCAGGACCGATATACATATTTACCGGACGAAACCACGCATCGGTGGACGCAAGGAATTCTTTATTTTGATAAACACGGCTTGCTGTAAATGTGGCTCCTTTGTCATGGATCACGTCAGCATGGACAATGTTACTCACCGGCTCAGCTACAAACATCACACTATCAAACGGAGCCGGGAAAATTCCACCCTGGTAAGTCCTTGAACCACATGCAGAAGTGAAAACACCCAAATCGGTCAGCAGCTGATTCTGCGGATTTTGGGTAATTGGGAAAACCTCGGCCGCAGTCCCGTGATCGGAGATTGATTGGGCTGCATTGGAAACCAGCAAACCCGGGTTCCTGTTGAGATAAGCGGCAGAAATAACCTGGTGAATAATGTGATTTGCATTGCTAACCAGCAGGTATCTGCCCCAGTTGTCAAAAGTGTGCCCAAACTGTGTATTTGCTGAAAGTATTTCCAGGCCGGCACGGTCTGGCCGCATACGAACGCTTCTTCCACGTGCATTGTCGGGCAGTCGCGGACTGTCTTTTTTGTCTGGAAAGTACACATCACCTCCGCGGTCACCAAACTCACTTTTAAAAGTCTGTGTTGAAACTGCCGGTTCATGTCCAAGGTAAATCCAGTTGTCCAGGCCAAGCACTGGGTTGTTGAGGTTATGCTGCGGATTGGATAATGCAAAACCGGTGATCAATGTATCACGCACATCAGATTTTCCATCTCCGTCGGTATCTTCCAGGTATAAAACATTTGGTGCATCCGTCACGATGATCCCTTTTTTCCATCGCATTACACCGGTTGGCAGCATGAGCCCCTCAGCAAATACGATACTCTTGTCCATTTTGCCATCACCGTCTGTATCCGTTAGAAGTTTTATTTTCCCCGAACCGCTTTTGTCGAGTGGATAACCATGCATTTCGACCACATACATGTTCCCGGCTTCATCAATTTCCATCGCAACAGGATCTGCAATTAACGGCTCACTCGCTACCATTTCTATTTGAAAACCATCTGCAACCTGGAATGTGGCAAGGGCTTGTTCGGGAGGGACTTCGGCATTGAAAACCTTTGGATTACTGCTTGAAGCAAAAAAACAAATACAGACAAGCAATCCGGTTATAGATTTAGGAATATGGTTACCAGTCATTATGATGAATAATTTTGGTTTTACAATTTAATTGAGGAGCAGTAATTTCAAAGACAGACTTTATGCTAATACGTTTGTCGTCCCTGAAATTACCATTCACTCCATGCAAATAATTTAAAAAAGGAAAAGGGATAGGATAATACTAGTAATTAGGGTTTTGGACCAGCTTGGAATTCTGGTTCATCGCCGATTGCGGGATAGGCAAGAGGTAATTTTTATCGGCATAGAACGTTTTGCCGCCTTCGGGTGCCGGAATCACAGTATAAACCGTTTTTCCAGCAACTACCTCGATTTTCATGGCATGCAGCGTACCGTTCAGGTTCTTTTCTGCGAGTTTCAGCCGCATCAGGTCAAACCAGCGCCTTTCCTCAAATGCCAGCTCAACCCGGCGTTCCCGCTGAATGATCACACGCATTTCGGCCTGGGTCAATCCGGTTTTCAGTGCGGGTAATTCCGACCGCATACGTATCTGGTTAATGGCAGAATATACCGTTTCATCCGGTCCAACGGCTTCGTTTTGTGCTTCTGCATAGCTCAGTAACACTTCTGCGTAGCGATAAATAATGAAACTGCCGCTATTCAACAGGTTGTTGCCATTTACCGTGTATTTAGGGTTCAGCGTTTTCCGCAGGTAATAACCGGTATTGGTTGCCTCATTGGTATTACTCAGATCGGTTGCATTCCTGCTGCCAACACCTTGTTTCATAACCATTTCAGCACCGACCCAGATCGACCCGTCGTAGACAATGGACTGATAGAATCTTTTCTCCCGGTTCACATACGGGTTTTGAGGATTGTATCCCGAAGCCGGATCTGTGATTGGCAAACCATTGGCCATCGCATATTCATCCACAAGTTCCTGCGACGGATCGACTCCACCGTACGCTTTCTGCACACCGCCTACCATCCATGGGCCCCATAAACCTTCTTTTCCGCTTCCCAGTGCTGTACCGCCGAGGTATTGTTTTGCAAAAATAACTTCAGCATTGTTATTATTATCTTCGTAAAATTGCGTTTCATAATTCGCAAACAGGCTGTGTGATCCCAGTTCGATTACTTTTTTATTGGAAGCAGCTGCGAGTGCCCAGCGGGCTTTGTCATTGGCAGTATTTTTCAGCGGACTTGCCCAGAATAGTTCGCAAAAACCTTTGAGCGTCAGTGCAGAGGCTTTGGAAACCCGGCCAGCTTCGGCTTTCAGCGGCAGGTCATCCACGATAGCCGCGCATTCATCTACAATGAACTGATACGTTTCTTCGTCGGTGTTACGGGGCCTGAATATTTCTTCGCCCTGCGTGTTCTGGTTCAGTGTATTGGCAATGATCGGTACGCCGCCGTGGGCTGTCCACAACAATTGATAATAATAAGCCCTTAAAAACCTTGCTTCGGCAATTTTTGATTTTTTCCAGGTATCGGGAAACGCTGATGCTGTTACTTTTTCGATAAACAGATTGGCACGGCGGATGTTGGCGTATTGTCCCCACCAGTTAGGCGTATTACTGGCCGTATAAACCGAAGGGGAATATAATACCCGGCTGTCAAGCCCATTAACACCGTTCATGGAATTATCCGTATAGTTTTCCCAGGGATCGAAGAAGTTAAACGGGCCCGGCAATCCGGAATACACATTGTTCAGGAACAAATCTGCCATGCCTGTGTCCGTCCAGACATCACTATCAGCAATCTGGTCTTTGGGGGATACTTCAAGAAAACTTTTGCAGGAAGCTATTCCCAGTATTATGAACAGTAAAGCTACTTTCCCATTCAAATTCATAAATCTATGGAGTTTCATTGTTGTGTCGTTTTTCAAGGATTAGAAAGTAACATTTACACCAACTGACATTACTTTTTGCTGTGGATAACTCCATGCATTTACCTGGGTTATTTCCGGGTCAAAATTTCTTAACTTAGTCCAGGTCAGGATATTCTGGCCGGATACATAGATCCTTGCATTCTGTATTTTGACCTTTTGCGTAATCGCCGGTGGCAGGGAATATGATAAGGTTAGGCTTTTTAACCTTAGGTAGCCAGCATTGCCTACCCAGAAAGAGGAAGTCTGGGTATTGTTGGTTGTTGGCGCGTTGGTGATACGCGGGTTTTTAGCGTTCGGGTTTTCCGGTGTCCAGTAATCCAGGTTCTCCCTTACAGCACCCATGCCGTTGCTGAATGCCCATGCCGCGCTGCCAGCATAATAGTAGTTCGTTTTTGCGGCACCCTGAAACAGGATATCCAGTGTAAAGCCTTTGTATTGGATATTAGGAGAAATACCGTAAATAATGCGGGGAGTTGCCACGGCGTCACCAATCCTGGTCCTGTCATCATCGTTAATTTTTCCATCATTGTTCATGTCCTCATAACGAATATCACCAGGTAAAACCTTACCCCATGGCTGTACTGCAATGCCCGGTTTCAAATTTCCTGCATCATCGAAATCGGCCAGTTGAAAAAAGCCCATTGAATGAAATCCAAATTGTGTTCCGAGTGGTTTTCCGGTTAGCCGGCGGTTGGGATTGTTAAACGTAGCACCGGCTTCAAATACCTGCAGCAGCTTATTTTTGGCATAGGTAAAGTTGCCATTTACAGAAACACGAAGGTCTGATGTGAACCGGTGCGAAGAACCAATGGAAAGGTCGATGCCCTGATTTTGCATGATACCGGCGTTTACCTGGCTCAGGCCAATACCGTATTCCGCCGGAACGATCACATCCGGATTGACGAGCATATTGGATCGTTTTTCATAAAAGTAATCCGCTTCTACACTTAGTAATCCTTTCCAGAATGTACCTTCAATACCAATATTGGTTTTCTTGGCACGTTCCCACGTGATGTTGGGATTAGGCTCATTACGTTCCCGGATGGCCTGAACTGCGTTACCACCCAGAACATAAGCGGGGCCGGCAACACTGTATGTACTCATGTACTGGAATGCACTGCCAGCCAGGGCACCTACTTCGCCATACGATCCCCGTAATTTCAGGTTGTCGATCCAGCGAATGTTTTTCTTGATAAAATTTTCTTCCGATAACCGCCAGCCAAGAGAGAATGCAGGAAAGAAACCGAAGCGGTTTTCAGCAGCAAAATAGTAACTGCCGTCGTAACGTCCGCTTGCTTCAAATAAGTATTTATCGGCGTAATCGTAGGTAACCCGGTAAACCAGGCCCATCTGGCGGCCATAGTTCGCCGTTCCGTTCGTGGTCATATCTGCATTGCTCGAACTGCCCATATTCAGTTCATCAATGCTCAGGTTGTAATTACGGCGGGATGCTCCCAGTGCAATGGTATCGTTGGCTTTGGCCTCAAAAACTGCCAGCGCCCCAATATTGCTTTTACCAAACGATTTGGTATAATTCAGGCTGGCCTGGTACGTGAGTTGCTGGTACTGTCTGTAATTTTGGTTCAGGGATGCTTTGGCCGCGCCAAATATGCCGTCGGTAATATCTTTCGTTACCGTATTGATTGTTGCCAAATGAACCGGTACGGTCCAGATCTTGTCCATGATCATCGTTGGGTCATAAGCAATGGTTCCCTTCGCAGCCAGCCCGGGAATGAAAGGAATTTGCTGTTCAACAGACAATTGGGAATACAATGCGGTCGTGTTTGTTTTCTGATATCCACTGTTGTAAATACTGCCGGTCACATAAGTACCGTTCATGCCATTGCTGAAAAAGAGCGGTCCGTTTTGCAGATGTGAATAACCGATCAGCTCAAAAATACGGGATGTTCCTATTGACGGGTACCGCGACTGCTGTACACGCCCGTTCAGGGTAAAAGAAATCTTGGTGGTTTTGGTTGCCTGGGCATCCAGGTTCATCGACAGATTATAACGTTTATTATTTGTCGAGGGCCACATACCTGCCTGATACTGGTAACCCAGGCTGGCATAGTATTTAATCCGTTCGGCACCGCCCGAAAGCTCAATGTTGTGTGTTGTGATGACAGCATTGCGGTTCACCAGTTCCTTCACATAGTTGTCGGCCGGATATGAATCGTTGTCTGAACCATCTTTGAACTTTTGCAGCGCTTCATCCGAATAAGGTACCGGCAAACCAGCGTTTGCGGCAGCCGCGTTTTTCAGTGTGGCAAATTCGTGACCATGCAGGTAATCGGGCATTACAGTCGGATTCTGGAAGCCAACATAGGCGTTGTAAGTCAGCGAAGGCGTTCCCGTTTTTCCGCGTTTGGTCGTTACCAGCACCACACCGTTCGCCCCGGCAACACCGTATGGCGCTACCGCAGCTGCATCTTTCAGCACGGTGAAGGTTTCAATGGTGTTAGGATCAAGCTGTTGAAAATTTCTTGGAATACCATCTACCACAAGCAAAGGCTGGTTGTTGCCCGTCGATGAAACCCCGCGGATGTAAATACTGGAACCATCCCTGCCCGGCTCACCGGAAGCCTGCTTTGCGATCACACCGGAAATCCGGCCGCCTAAGCCGTTACTCAGGTTGGTAAGCGGCGTGGCTGCAATCTGTTCTCCCTTCAATGTGGATACAGCAGCCGTCACCGACGTTTTCTTTTGCGTTCCGTATCCTACAACGACCACTTCACTCAATGCTTTGATACTGGCTTTCAGGGAAACGTCCAGAACGGTCCTGTTGCCCACTGCAATTTCCTGGCTTTCGTAACCTACAAAACTGAAAATCAGGATGGCAGATTCGTCCGTGTCTGCGAGTTCAAATTTTCCATCGACACCACTGACGATGCCCCGCTGTGTACCTTTTATAATAACGCTCACACCGGGTAAGGCTTCACCCTTTTCATCTGTGATCGTTCCCGTGAGGTTTTTTTCGCATCAATGTCAAACGGGGCGTTAAGGCTTTCCATCGGTTTTTTATGCAGCAGGATCCTGGAATCTACTACCTCAAACGAAATCTGGATCGGCGTCAGCAACTCGTCCAATACCTTTGAAAGAACCCGATTGGAAGCACTCAGTGATACTTTTTGTCGTGCCTGAATACTATTCGTGCTGTAAATAAATTTCACATTGGCCTGCTTTTCGATTCGGCTCAGGATATGCCTTACTTCCACGGATTCCATCTGAATGGATATTTCCTTCCGAAGTATTTCCTGGGCACGCGTGTCCAGTGCCAGTGAAATATCACAGAAAAGGGCAGCTAGCATTAACTGCAAAACAGTTATTCGCATGACATTAATTAAAATCCGTTTGACAGATACATTTTTTTGCATAATTTTAAATGTTTTTGATTTTTTACAGATTCATGAACACTATCATCCTAATCAGAATTGACGTTCTGCAAGGATGTTTGCAAAGCCAATGATGCTCGTAACATCATTGGCTTTTTCTTTCAACAGGTTTTATTACATAGGCAAAGTTTTTAGTGGTCCTGACAGCTATTTATTACAGCCATCGCCTTTGATAAAAAAAGTGGTGCCCCTCAGCTCGTAACTGGCGTTCACCGATTTACAAATAAATCTTAGTTGTGTGTGCAGGGAAAGTCCTGTAAGGTCTCCCGTAAAAATGCAATCGTTCAGCGACGGATTTTCGACAACGATCTCAACTCCGTATGCTTTCTGGATTACCGACAAAACCTGTAAAAGCGAGGCGTCTTCAAATATCAGTTCAAACTTTTTATCCTGTGAGATTTGCAGTAAAGGGATTTCCACCAATTCAGGAAGCAGTTTTTTGGATTCCTTGTCGAAAGTTATTTTCTGGTTTGGCCTCAAAATTACTCCGTTCCGGTTATGCGGTGCTTTTTGTTTGTTTTCATACACCGAAACGCGGCCACTCACTACTTTAACTTCGATCGTCCTGGAATTTTTATAAGATTTTACATTAAAACTTGTTCCCAGAACTTGGGTAACCAGCTCACCCGTGTACACAAAGAACGGACGTGCCGAATCTTTTTGGACATCAAAAAAAGCTTCCCCTTCCAACTCGACTTCACGCAGTTTTTTGTTAAAATGTTTAGGGTATTTCAAACTGCTTTCTTTCGTTAGCGTTACTACACTTCCATCTTCCAGCGACACTTTCCTGCTGTGGCCCGAAGTGTTTTTTATCACTGCATAATCTTTAATCAAAGTAAAACCCGGATCATCAGAACCGTCTTTTGCAGCGATACCTGTGCTGAACTGCTGCAAAAAATCAGGATAGATAACGGCCACGCTGAACAGCACCGTTAACATCGCGGCAACTGCGAGCCAGCGCCAGCCAATTGTACTAAAACCAGAAGGTGCCGAGAGGACGGATAAGTGTATACGTTTCCATATTTTTTTCTCTACAATTTTTTGTTCCGACTTGTTAATGGGCGTTTTTTTGTTGGCAAGTGCGGTATCGGTCCATTCCAGTATCTGGCTTTCCTCTTCGGGCCCGCATTCACCGGAAAGGTATTTCTGCAACAATATATCGAAGTCGTGTTGATTCATTAGGTGCTTATTTCTGGCCTTAGTTATCTGAATTGTAAATTTTTAACTGGTCTTTCAAAACTTTGAGAGACTGTGTGATATGGTACTCAACTCCTTTCTCTGTAAGGCTGAGTTTTTTGGCAATATCTTTTACTGACCGGTTTTCAAAACGGCTGAGCCGAAAAACTTCGGAGGTCTTTTCCGGTAACTTTTTCATGACCTCATCCACCGCCTTAGACAGATCAGAAAAATGGACAATTTCATCCGTGCCGTACGATTGCTGAATTTCGTTCAGTATCAGATATTCCTGGTATTTTCTTTGTGTAATAGACGACTTGATGTAGTTCGTTACGCGGTGTTTCATGGATACCACCAGATAAGCCCGCAAATGTTTGATGACCGATTCCTCCCGTTTACACCAAAGATTTTCAAACACGTCCTGTACGAGTTCTTCCGCTTCCTCCCTGGTGCCGGTTTCCTGGTATGCGATTGCGTACAACCTATACCAGTATCGGTGGTATATTTCTTCAAAGGCTTTTTCCTTGCCAATCCGAAGAGAATCTACTAATTGTTCATCGGTAAAACGTTTGTACATAGGTTTCAAAATGCTAATATGCTCTAAAGGCAACTAACAAGATAAAATCCCTAGTCATTTTAACAGAAAATTTTGAGATTTTTTAAAAATGAAGAATATTATACTATTTAAGCTTAGTTTAGGATAAATAAATATTGGTTTCCCATCCTGGTGAGGCAGTTCGAAAAACCTGTTCACTGCATTTATTTCTGTCTTAAATAAAAATCAGTCTCATTTTTAGTTGTTTCCAGTATCATTTTGAGCTCATCGGCAAATTCCTCAACAGTATCCGGTTTTTTTAAAAAGTATTTGTTCTTAAACTCATCCGGATTTTGCAGGTAGGGCATGCAGCCGGAATAAAAAATGACCTGGCTATTGGCCAGCGGTAGCTGTCTGAGATTGAACAAACATTCGGCACCGTTCATAGCCGACAGGTTCCAATCTATAAAAAGGAAATCCGGAATTGAAACATTAACCGCTTTTAAGCTCTGAAAAGCGTCCATACAATCATAAGTAAAGATACAATTTACCTGTAAACAGGTTTGCCGGATGGCCATCTGAAAAATAACGTGATCGTCCGGATCATCGTCAATTACTAAACATGTTATTGTTTCTTTCATTGCTATATTTATACTCCCTCAACTAATATTAAAACCATGCCACAATATAAATTTTAGACCTGTTTTAGAAGTTGTTATAACGGCTCTCAAAGAAATATTTAGCATGAAAAATGTAGTGTCATAAATTTTTTTTAAAAGTTTAGAAACTATTTTTATCGCAGAATTTATGTTTCATTCAGCCAATAAGGGGATGGATAAAATTGAATTACTGGAACGAAAAATCAAATTAGTCAGGCAGCAATTTGACGAGTTGAATGCATTGTTTGCAGTCCAGCAAAAACTTGCCCACACGATCCGGGAAGATTATCTGAATTATTTGTTCAATGCAGAAACAGTACTACCTTCCCAAAGAAAACAGCGGATTTTAGAAAGCAACACCAAAATTGCTGAGCTAATCCATCTTTGCAAATTAGAGCGTTCAAATTTGAAGGAACGCCACCTCCAACAAATAGCCGAACTGGAAAAGCTGGAAGATGAAGATCAGGTAAAATTTTCCAATACAGATTAGTAAAACGCAAAGATAGCAGCACCGGATCGTACAAAAACTGTAAATCAAAGAATTCAACCACTGGCAAGCTAGTATTTTTGATTCATGTTGATATTATAATATCCTATGGTTAATAATATAACTCACCCATCAATCTTATTAACCGGCTAATAGCAATGTTTTGCTAAGTTTTATCAGTGAGTATGTCCTCATTCAATTAAGTCTTCCTTTTAACTACTGTATTAATTTAGTTAGACGAAATATTTTGGCTGCCTGGAAATTCTTAGATCAAAAGATCATTCCAACAAAAAGCGTTTTTGAAATATCTGTTTCGGCTTTACCGTGACCATTATTGTGAATGCATAGTAATTTTTTTTAAAATTGGAATTGTGACCCCGGTTATTATTTAGCGTATAACTAAACACGGTAGATCTTTAAAATCGAATTAATACGATGCCATTTCGATAAAAATTTAGATAGTAGGTCTTAAATAGAATAAATATTGAACTCTATACGAAGTTGTTTTATAAAGGGCTCTTTAACCGGTTTTTGTATTAATTTACCGTTTTGCAGGCAATGGTTACTAATATTTGCTTATCAAAATGAAAATTATATTTATTCTATTAAATCACGTTAAAAAAATATGTTTACCCTAAAAACAAACAATGTTTTACAGAATATCGGTACTACTAATATTAGGTACATTTGAGGGCAAAGTATGATTATAAAATGTTCGCTGTCAGGTAAAAATGATTAATCCGGGAAATCCACCCTAACGCAATTTAAAAGGACATTTTTTTGAATAAATATTAAAATATACACTATACACACACGCACAGTTCAATGATTAAAATTTACTTCTTTTAGCCAGGCAGCTCACAGGTTTTTTTAAAGCTTCTGATGAGCCAGAGCACTGCAATTGCTTTTTCGTTTCAGGGAATTTCAGATGAAATGCAAGTCTTTTCAGTTTGATAATAGCTTCACTCCCTCATGTACCATGTTCTTAAAAAAGTGAATTTCCAATCGATACATCCAAATACTTGAGTCATACGTATATGGGGTAGAATATACGTTCAAATTTTCATAGCTGATTTTTAGAGGAAATAAACAAAAGCAAACAAGAACAGAATAACGCATTTCAGGATATTCCATCCATTTTAAAATTTCCCATAAGCGAATGAAAAAAAGATTTTACAAGAAAGATAATACCACACGATTAAAACCAATCAAACACACTTTTAAACCAATCAAAAAGATGATAAAACGAACCAAAGGCCTGATGTTAATCATCTTGCTGGTTACTCTTACCGATATTTGCTATGCGCAAAATGGGTATATCTACCTCCACAAAAAGACGCTGGACGAATCTTCCAGTGTGGATTTTACATTTAATATAACCGTTGGGCCCAACTATAGTACCTCCCATTACGCTTAATGATAACCCAACACAGACACCGTTGGTGGATATCGGTGCATCGCAAAGTGGAAGGCTTTGGGCAGTAGGTAGCACGAACAACACGTTGTACTACCGGGATTTGGAAACAGCAGCATGGATTGCAACTTCTGTTACCAATGTAAGCCATGTGGACGGCGGTCCAGGGAACACTTGTTTTGCTGTCACTACGGCCGGTCTTGTTATAGCTTTTGACGGAACAACAGTTACTCAGCTAAGCACCTCCAACGCGAGCTACGGTGGAAACAACGCTTTTGATATAGGTAGTGCTTGGGATAGCCGTCCATACATAACAACAGCAGCAGGCACGGCCCCTGCACGAACAATATGGCGTTATAGCGGTTCCGGTACGGTTTGGGCTCTGGTAGAATCAACTCCCACTACCAATAATTTACAAATTGACGGAAACCCTTCAACCGGCGGTGCTGTCGTAGTAAAATCAACCAATGTTGTTTCTTCTATTACAAGTGCAGGAGTAGCTACGAACCTGGCAAAACCAGCCAGTTCCACAATGGCTCTCGGAGATATTGCTGTAAGTGGAACAGGACGCATTTTCCTTTCATCGGCTTCCACCGTTACACCAGGCAATAACAAATATATCTTCGAATGGACAAGTGGAACAACCTGGGCAACACCTGAACTCCTGAGCCGCGGTTATGCTGATAGAATTACGGTCGGCATTGCAGATCAGATTTGGGGTGTAGGTCTGTCTCAGCCAACTGCAGCCAACGTATATACAAGAGTATTTGATGGTACAACCATATCATGGCTAAACGATGAACGTGTACATACGAGTCCCACGAACAGCAATTCGGAAATGATAGCTGTAGCACCGGGTACATACACTGTTACCGAAACGCTACCAGGTGGTTGGGATCTGCAATCCATTTATATGTACGATCCTACAAGCAATTCTTCAATTGACGTGGTTAACAACAAGGCTATGTTCAATGTTGCAGCCGGCGAAATAGTACATGCCATTTTCGAAAATGGTCTGATCGTTTCAACGGCAATGACCAACAGTTGTACATCAGCTTATTTGGAAACTTTTGGAACGGGTCCGGTAGATACTTATGGTCCGGAACTGATAGGGCAAACGGATTACCATTATGGGACAACAACATCGGTTGGATCGTTTACCGACTACTATAAAGTTATTGGTAATTCCAAAAACCTGTTTAATGGTACAAGCTTCTTTGACCATACAGTTGGCGATGGACAAGGAAGGATGATGGCGGTTGATGGAAACGATGAACCGGATGTCTTTTTCCGTCGGCGTTTTACTGATCTGATACCAGGTCAAAAGTATGATTTTTCAGCATGGGCGGCAAGTATTGGCAGTGGTGCTACCAAACCTAATATTGCTTTTCTTGTAATTGACCCAGCTACCAATACTGTGCTGGGTAATAATAGCACTGGCCCAATCGACTATATTGCTGCCGCTCCCTGGCAAAAATTCACGCTGTCGTTTGTGGCTACCACTACAATCGTAGATCTGGTATTGCAAAACAATGCCAATGGTGGCAATGGTAACGACCTTGCAGTAGATGATATCAGCTTTGCAATTTCACCGGCAGCGATTCCTATAACAACAGTTGTCAACGCAACATGTGGTACTTCAACAGGAAGCATCACGGTTACTTCGCCAGTGGGTTCATCTTTTGAATATAGTCAAGACGGCTTTGCAACACTTCCGCAATCCAGTCCCTTATTTTCAAGTCTAACACCTGGCATATTCACCATATCTGCAAGGTATGTGGGAACAACGGATTGCTTAAGTTCTAAAACAGATACTGTAAAAGTAACAATCTGTGGTAGCGTTTTTGATGATGCAAATGGCGACGCAATCAACAACAGTGAAAATCCGATTACGACAGGTGTTTGGGTAAATCTGGTGGATCCCGCAACAAATGCTGTGCTCCAATCAGTACTGGTGGATGGTTCAGGTAATTATAATTTTGGTGGTTTGTTGCCAAGTACAGATTACAAGATTATCCTCACAGAGACCGACCAGAGCGCCAACACAAACCTGACTGTTTCAGACCTTCCAGGCACATATGTAAACACAGGTACAAACCTGAATGGAACCGTAATTACAGCGAACCAAACGGGTGTAATTACAGTCAATACAGGAACAACTGGCTTAACGGCTCAGAATTTTGGAATAGAGCAACCACCTGTCGCTGTTGATGTAGCATCTGCAACCCAACCAAACCCTGGTGGTAGTGGAAAGGTAGTTGTGCCAACGCTTAATGGAACGGATCCTGAGGATGGAACATACAACGGAACCAGTCTTACCAATACAATAAAAATTCAGGTACTGCCAACTGATGGTACACTTTATTATAATGGCGTTGCTGTTACGGCAGGACAGGTAATCCCAACTTACAATCCTGCTTTGCTGACTCTTGACCCCAATGACGGAGTGACTTCTGTAACTTTTACGTATAGTGAAGTCGATGCAGCAAATCAGGTAAGCCCACCAGCTACCGTCACGATGCCATTTACGACTGCGACTGCGTTTGCTTGTTCGTCCAATGCGTATCAGGTAGCGGGAAATGCAGGCGGTAGCTCTACACTTTATTCGTATAATGTAAATACCGGTGTACGCACATCAATTGCAGTGTATGCAACGCCTATTTCATTAAACAATCTAGGCTACAATATTGCTGATAACATGATATGGGGATTCAATCAGGATCCTGCAAAACGTCAG from Dyadobacter sp. NIV53 carries:
- a CDS encoding RNA polymerase sigma factor — encoded protein: MYKRFTDEQLVDSLRIGKEKAFEEIYHRYWYRLYAIAYQETGTREEAEELVQDVFENLWCKREESVIKHLRAYLVVSMKHRVTNYIKSSITQRKYQEYLILNEIQQSYGTDEIVHFSDLSKAVDEVMKKLPEKTSEVFRLSRFENRSVKDIAKKLSLTEKGVEYHITQSLKVLKDQLKIYNSDN
- a CDS encoding STN domain-containing protein translates to MQKNVSVKRILINVMRITVLQLMLAALFCDISLALDTRAQEILRKEISIQMESVEVRHILSRIEKQANVKFIYSTNSIQARQKVSLSASNRVLSKVLDELLTPIQISFEVVDSRILLHKKPMESLNAPFDIDAKKTSRERSQMKRVKPYPV
- a CDS encoding FecR family protein produces the protein MNQHDFDILLQKYLSGECGPEEESQILEWTDTALANKKTPINKSEQKIVEKKIWKRIHLSVLSAPSGFSTIGWRWLAVAAMLTVLFSVAVIYPDFLQQFSTGIAAKDGSDDPGFTLIKDYAVIKNTSGHSRKVSLEDGSVVTLTKESSLKYPKHFNKKLREVELEGEAFFDVQKDSARPFFVYTGELVTQVLGTSFNVKSYKNSRTIEVKVVSGRVSVYENKQKAPHNRNGVILRPNQKITFDKESKKLLPELVEIPLLQISQDKKFELIFEDASLLQVLSVIQKAYGVEIVVENPSLNDCIFTGDLTGLSLHTQLRFICKSVNASYELRGTTFFIKGDGCNK
- a CDS encoding response regulator — protein: MKETITCLVIDDDPDDHVIFQMAIRQTCLQVNCIFTYDCMDAFQSLKAVNVSIPDFLFIDWNLSAMNGAECLFNLRQLPLANSQVIFYSGCMPYLQNPDEFKNKYFLKKPDTVEEFADELKMILETTKNETDFYLRQK